From a single Bacillus gobiensis genomic region:
- a CDS encoding aromatic ring-hydroxylating dioxygenase subunit alpha, giving the protein MAKDPVLANDWQPAAYSHELTDDPMQVVILGERIVLFRTSNGIQAFKDLCIHRGAELSLGKVENDCIVCPYHGWEYNTEGNCVKIPQQPPGRVIPPKAKAVVYSCTEKYGLIWVKLSASENPVPEYVEFEDPSFKTVFANPHTLHAAAPRVVENFLDVSHLAFVHEGILGDSNYAEIPDYKVHWRENRFVTDEIPVYADADGTGNYATIHYTFEILSPTLARLKKVNYETKEIFSMLFAVRPEEERKSTVFALVSRNYGFDQPDQYFRDFQQVIIEQDTTVVESQKPEELPLDLQAELHLTPDRLSIAYRRWLGELGITFGSEAGRKKVTT; this is encoded by the coding sequence ATGGCTAAAGATCCGGTATTAGCAAATGATTGGCAGCCTGCAGCATATTCGCACGAGCTGACAGATGATCCTATGCAAGTCGTCATTTTGGGAGAGCGGATTGTGCTATTTCGAACGAGTAATGGAATTCAAGCCTTTAAAGATTTGTGTATTCATCGAGGTGCTGAGCTATCACTCGGAAAAGTAGAAAATGACTGTATTGTCTGTCCTTATCATGGCTGGGAATACAATACAGAGGGCAATTGTGTCAAAATTCCGCAGCAGCCACCTGGCCGAGTCATACCGCCGAAAGCAAAAGCAGTCGTCTATAGCTGTACAGAAAAATACGGACTCATTTGGGTGAAATTATCAGCTAGTGAGAACCCTGTCCCAGAGTACGTCGAATTCGAGGATCCTTCGTTTAAGACTGTGTTTGCGAATCCGCATACGCTGCATGCTGCTGCACCTCGAGTTGTTGAAAACTTTTTAGATGTCAGCCATCTGGCTTTCGTGCATGAAGGCATTCTTGGTGACTCAAATTATGCTGAAATCCCTGATTACAAAGTACATTGGCGAGAAAACCGCTTCGTTACTGATGAAATCCCTGTCTATGCAGATGCCGATGGGACAGGAAATTATGCAACCATCCACTATACGTTTGAAATTTTAAGTCCAACATTGGCTCGGTTGAAAAAAGTAAATTATGAAACGAAAGAGATTTTTTCCATGCTATTTGCCGTTCGCCCTGAGGAAGAGAGAAAATCAACGGTGTTTGCCTTAGTTTCAAGAAATTATGGATTTGATCAACCCGATCAATATTTTCGCGATTTCCAGCAGGTCATTATCGAACAGGATACAACGGTCGTCGAAAGCCAGAAACCTGAGGAGCTGCCGCTGGATTTACAGGCAGAGCTGCACCTTACACCGGACAGGCTTAGTATTGCTTATAGAAGATGGCTGGGCGAGTTAGGTATCACGTTCGGAAGCGAAGCGGGACGTAAAAAGGTCACAACTTAA
- a CDS encoding NCS2 family permease, giving the protein MELPLHEKTENATNASNWLDQFFRLTERRTNVKTEVLAGITTFMTMSYIIFVNPAILADAGIPKEAAIAATIFATVLATLLFALWANMPIAVAPGMGLNAFFAYTVVLGQGLTWQTGLGAVFISGLVFFILTITGLRKKIIDGIPSVLKSAIAVGIGLFIAFIGFKQAGIIISNEETFVSLGEITKPAPLLALIGFLIVTVLTARKIKGAALICILLLSIVGMFIGIVEAPKSVNHILSFSLPSMSETFLQMDIKAALHYGLLSIIFSFTLVELFDNLGSMIGLSKKAGLMNKKGEIEGLDKALVADSVATMASAAMGSTAMNAYVENATGIAEGGRTGLKALVVAFLFLLSILFTPLISIIPAFATAPILIMVGAFMLTEIKNIPLGDVTDAVPAFLTIILMPLTFSIGEGLTFGFLSFTFIKLLTGKAKEIHWIMYVISAAFIVNFIFHV; this is encoded by the coding sequence ATGGAATTGCCGTTACATGAAAAAACGGAGAATGCTACGAATGCAAGCAACTGGTTAGATCAATTTTTTCGTTTAACAGAACGTCGCACGAATGTAAAAACTGAGGTTCTTGCAGGGATTACAACATTTATGACAATGAGCTATATCATTTTTGTGAATCCTGCCATTTTAGCAGATGCAGGTATCCCAAAAGAAGCCGCCATTGCTGCGACAATTTTTGCCACTGTCCTTGCTACCCTTCTCTTTGCATTATGGGCGAATATGCCAATTGCTGTAGCGCCGGGAATGGGACTTAATGCTTTTTTTGCGTATACGGTCGTATTAGGCCAAGGATTAACCTGGCAAACAGGATTAGGGGCCGTTTTTATTTCGGGATTGGTATTTTTTATCCTGACAATCACCGGATTACGCAAAAAAATTATTGATGGAATCCCTTCGGTGTTAAAAAGTGCAATTGCTGTCGGAATCGGGTTATTTATCGCTTTTATCGGGTTTAAACAAGCCGGAATTATTATAAGCAATGAGGAAACCTTTGTTTCACTTGGTGAAATCACAAAGCCTGCCCCTTTACTCGCTCTCATTGGTTTTCTAATCGTCACCGTTTTAACGGCCAGAAAAATCAAAGGAGCAGCGCTAATTTGTATTTTGCTGCTTTCGATTGTCGGGATGTTTATAGGAATTGTAGAAGCGCCAAAAAGTGTGAATCATATTTTGTCTTTTTCGCTTCCAAGTATGTCTGAAACTTTTTTACAAATGGATATAAAAGCTGCTCTCCATTACGGCCTCCTTTCTATCATTTTTTCTTTCACTCTTGTCGAGCTTTTTGATAATTTAGGCTCTATGATCGGGCTGTCTAAAAAGGCTGGATTAATGAACAAAAAAGGCGAGATTGAAGGTCTGGATAAAGCATTGGTTGCAGATTCTGTCGCTACGATGGCAAGTGCCGCAATGGGGTCTACAGCGATGAATGCATATGTAGAAAATGCAACAGGTATTGCAGAAGGCGGAAGAACAGGGCTAAAGGCGCTCGTAGTAGCATTTCTTTTTCTGTTAAGCATTTTGTTTACTCCTTTAATCAGCATTATTCCAGCGTTTGCAACAGCTCCTATTTTAATTATGGTCGGAGCTTTTATGCTGACGGAAATAAAGAATATTCCATTAGGCGACGTAACAGATGCTGTACCTGCTTTTCTTACCATTATCCTTATGCCTTTAACGTTTAGTATTGGTGAAGGATTAACATTCGGTTTCTTATCCTTTACATTCATTAAGTTATTGACAGGAAAAGCGAAAGAGATTCATTGGATCATGTATGTGATTAGCGCTGCTTTTATTGTCAACTTTATTTTTCATGTGTAA
- a CDS encoding 5'-methylthioadenosine/S-adenosylhomocysteine nucleosidase, giving the protein MKKKLLALFTIVALILGFQGFTALAKNNQSQKESSQPIAVQGAMDMEISALLKKMGEYKEETHGSYTFYRGKINGIPVIVSRTEVGMVHAAASTTLLIEKYHPKAIINQGTAGGHDPKLHVFDTVIGTEVMNIGRFITDHRDDGEGMKPESWKFDGTGMRENGELKTYETFKSDPKLVKAALSVADKYKHGKVVKGKVGSADVWNREVDRIQWFHEKAGTSVEEMEAASVGQVSKSYDVPYLSIRTVSNSEVSGDKIEDLETAGKYGAEFSVEIVKAIGKK; this is encoded by the coding sequence ATGAAAAAAAAGTTACTGGCATTGTTCACGATTGTTGCATTAATTTTAGGTTTTCAAGGATTCACTGCGCTTGCGAAAAACAATCAATCGCAGAAAGAGTCTTCTCAGCCTATTGCAGTTCAAGGCGCGATGGATATGGAGATTTCTGCTCTACTTAAGAAAATGGGGGAATATAAAGAAGAAACCCACGGCAGCTACACATTTTATCGCGGGAAAATTAATGGTATACCCGTCATCGTTTCAAGAACTGAAGTAGGGATGGTTCACGCAGCTGCTTCTACTACATTGCTAATCGAAAAATACCATCCAAAAGCGATTATTAACCAAGGTACAGCAGGCGGCCATGATCCGAAGCTCCACGTCTTTGATACCGTAATCGGAACTGAAGTCATGAATATCGGCAGATTCATTACGGATCATAGGGATGACGGCGAAGGAATGAAGCCAGAATCATGGAAATTTGATGGTACGGGCATGAGAGAAAACGGCGAACTAAAGACATACGAAACATTTAAGAGCGATCCCAAGCTAGTGAAGGCGGCATTAAGTGTAGCTGATAAGTATAAGCACGGAAAAGTGGTTAAAGGAAAAGTCGGCAGTGCAGACGTTTGGAACAGAGAAGTCGATCGCATTCAATGGTTCCATGAAAAGGCAGGAACAAGTGTAGAAGAAATGGAAGCTGCTTCAGTCGGCCAGGTGTCAAAAAGCTATGACGTTCCTTACTTATCTATCAGAACCGTGTCAAACTCTGAAGTATCCGGAGATAAAATTGAGGACTTGGAAACGGCGGGAAAATACGGCGCTGAATTTTCCGTGGAAATTGTGAAGGCTATTGGGAAAAAATAA
- a CDS encoding DUF6454 family protein: MMKKAIFVLAAMLVIGTGATVLANPDTLSSDKEGKQLTEKFQQLTRDNGWEQKEEIDLKFNTYHPQGLTKVGDLYYMSSVEIIEKPVKYDKPKDGYDRTTGKGVGHLFLFNKEGKLLKDIKLGEGDMYHPGGIAFDGTSIWVSVAEYRPNSKSIIYKVNPETMESQEVFRTNDHIGGILRDRKKGTLKAISWGSRSFYEFNEKGKILRKSSNPSHFIDYQDCENAGKNHMVCSGITELPQPAPSTAKYELGGLALLDMKTMDMVHELPISLFSPKGHVVTRNPVFLENTTQGIKLYAVPDDDQSSMLIYETNISKK, encoded by the coding sequence ATGATGAAAAAAGCCATTTTTGTACTAGCTGCCATGCTTGTTATTGGAACAGGAGCAACAGTGCTTGCAAATCCTGACACGCTATCTTCTGATAAAGAAGGAAAACAACTGACAGAAAAATTCCAACAACTTACTCGAGATAATGGTTGGGAACAGAAAGAAGAAATCGATCTGAAATTTAACACATATCATCCACAAGGATTGACGAAAGTTGGAGACTTGTACTACATGTCTTCTGTAGAAATCATTGAAAAACCTGTTAAATACGACAAGCCGAAAGACGGTTATGATCGTACTACTGGTAAAGGTGTCGGACACCTTTTTCTTTTTAACAAAGAAGGAAAGCTTCTAAAAGATATAAAGCTTGGTGAAGGAGATATGTATCATCCCGGAGGAATTGCATTTGACGGTACATCGATCTGGGTTTCTGTTGCAGAGTATCGCCCAAATAGCAAGTCCATCATTTATAAAGTGAATCCGGAAACGATGGAGTCCCAAGAAGTATTTCGCACGAATGACCACATTGGAGGAATACTTCGTGATAGAAAAAAAGGAACTTTAAAAGCTATTAGCTGGGGTTCAAGATCATTTTATGAGTTTAATGAAAAAGGAAAAATTCTTCGAAAATCAAGTAATCCTAGCCACTTTATTGATTATCAAGACTGCGAGAATGCTGGAAAAAACCATATGGTATGCAGTGGTATCACTGAATTGCCGCAACCAGCACCATCAACTGCGAAATATGAATTGGGCGGACTAGCCTTACTGGATATGAAAACAATGGATATGGTTCATGAACTGCCAATTTCTCTGTTTTCTCCTAAAGGACATGTTGTAACACGTAATCCAGTATTTCTTGAAAATACAACACAAGGAATTAAACTGTACGCTGTACCTGATGATGATCAATCATCAATGCTAATTTATGAAACAAATATTAGTAAAAAATAA
- a CDS encoding APC family permease — translation MEKKERELKKVLSRFDVLFMAIGAMLGWGWVVLSGNWVTSAGSFGSMTAFLIGGLLVIFVGLTYSELTSAMPEVGGEHVFVDRALGKKASFIASWAITFGYASVVAFEAVALPTVVEYLLPNYQAGYLWTLAGWDVYATWALIGMIGAVILTVINYIGLKPAALFQTVLTIVIVLIGVMLIFGSFTGGDGANLEPFFVGGTGGIMAVLIMVPFMFVGFDVIPQTAEETNLPHKEIGKILIVSVICTVIFYLSAVFAVSMALDAETLRTSALPTADAMAVLFGSDIFANILILGGIAGIITSWNAFVIGGSRVLYAMAESGMLPSWFGKLHPKYKTPSNAILFLGILAVLAPLLGRPALVWIVDAGGLGVVVAYFMVVLSFIVLRKKEPDMARPFRAGKGPAVGWIALVLSFGFIVLYMPGMPAALVWPYEWLILAGWTLIGVYFFVRMSKGRYETREKAVKEGGVKTPVRHIDG, via the coding sequence ATGGAGAAAAAGGAACGCGAACTAAAAAAAGTGCTCAGTCGTTTTGACGTTTTATTTATGGCGATCGGCGCAATGCTCGGTTGGGGATGGGTAGTGTTATCAGGAAATTGGGTGACCTCAGCGGGCTCGTTCGGATCGATGACGGCGTTTCTCATCGGGGGCTTGCTTGTCATATTCGTTGGGCTCACCTATTCCGAGCTAACGTCTGCCATGCCCGAAGTCGGGGGAGAGCACGTTTTTGTCGACAGGGCGCTCGGCAAAAAGGCTTCTTTTATCGCATCGTGGGCGATTACGTTCGGATATGCCTCGGTTGTCGCATTCGAAGCCGTAGCCTTGCCAACCGTCGTGGAATATCTTTTGCCCAATTATCAAGCCGGCTATTTGTGGACACTGGCTGGATGGGACGTCTATGCTACTTGGGCATTGATCGGAATGATCGGCGCCGTAATTTTAACGGTAATCAATTACATTGGGTTAAAGCCGGCTGCCTTGTTTCAAACCGTGTTGACCATTGTGATCGTTCTTATCGGAGTCATGCTTATATTCGGATCATTTACGGGCGGAGATGGAGCTAATCTTGAACCGTTTTTTGTCGGTGGAACAGGCGGGATAATGGCTGTTCTCATTATGGTTCCGTTCATGTTCGTAGGCTTCGATGTCATCCCGCAAACAGCAGAAGAAACAAATCTCCCTCATAAAGAAATTGGCAAAATCCTGATTGTATCTGTCATTTGCACGGTCATTTTTTACCTTAGTGCCGTATTTGCCGTATCTATGGCGCTCGATGCCGAAACTTTAAGGACATCCGCCTTGCCGACAGCTGATGCAATGGCTGTATTATTCGGTTCTGATATATTTGCTAATATCTTAATTCTTGGCGGAATCGCCGGAATTATCACAAGCTGGAATGCATTTGTTATCGGTGGAAGCCGAGTATTGTATGCGATGGCGGAATCCGGGATGCTTCCTTCATGGTTCGGAAAACTGCATCCAAAATACAAAACGCCTTCAAACGCTATTCTCTTTCTCGGCATTTTAGCTGTCCTTGCTCCTTTACTTGGAAGACCCGCACTCGTATGGATCGTAGACGCAGGAGGTCTCGGAGTGGTTGTTGCTTACTTTATGGTTGTCCTATCATTTATTGTTCTTCGCAAAAAAGAGCCTGACATGGCGCGCCCCTTTCGAGCTGGAAAAGGACCAGCGGTTGGCTGGATTGCCCTCGTCTTAAGCTTCGGATTTATCGTGCTGTATATGCCGGGCATGCCGGCTGCACTTGTTTGGCCATATGAATGGTTGATTCTCGCGGGATGGACTCTAATTGGCGTCTACTTTTTTGTGCGAATGTCTAAAGGACGTTATGAGACCCGGGAAAAAGCAGTGAAGGAGGGAGGGGTGAAGACGCCGGTTCGTCATATCGATGGGTAA
- a CDS encoding LysR family transcriptional regulator, with protein MELRNLKAFHSVADCLNITKAAEKLGYSQPAVTTQIKILEREIGTNLFERVGRQIVLTPSGNIMKQYVDQMLLLLEDMTEKINETKQAVKPIIIAAPESYCIHYLPFLVADLVRQNINLQLITCSSNRVMELISQGKADIGVVAGSVSPAEFETTVLEKEDCLLVISSEVYRKNKTIDFLKTYPYISFQTTDSYKKILNDCLNQLGFLPSSIVEFESEEAIKKSVLNQTGITLLSATMAKSEIESGALHILHRFPGVITTSLLLSKNGHRPDISLAADIIRSKWLSIPAMKHVI; from the coding sequence TTGGAACTAAGAAATTTAAAGGCTTTTCATAGTGTCGCAGATTGTTTAAACATTACGAAAGCAGCTGAAAAATTAGGATACTCTCAGCCGGCAGTAACGACCCAAATCAAAATACTTGAGAGAGAAATAGGGACAAATTTGTTTGAGAGAGTCGGAAGGCAAATCGTCCTGACTCCTTCCGGCAACATTATGAAACAGTATGTCGATCAAATGTTATTGCTGCTGGAGGACATGACTGAAAAGATAAATGAGACGAAACAGGCCGTAAAACCAATCATAATCGCTGCGCCGGAATCCTACTGCATTCACTATTTACCTTTTTTAGTAGCTGATCTTGTTCGCCAAAACATCAATCTCCAACTCATCACATGCAGCAGCAATCGGGTGATGGAGCTGATTTCTCAAGGTAAGGCCGATATTGGTGTTGTGGCTGGTTCAGTTTCTCCAGCCGAATTTGAAACAACCGTACTTGAGAAGGAAGACTGCTTGCTTGTAATTTCTAGTGAAGTTTATCGAAAAAACAAAACTATCGATTTCCTCAAAACGTACCCTTATATTTCATTTCAGACAACAGATAGCTATAAAAAGATTTTGAATGATTGTTTAAATCAACTAGGTTTTTTACCTTCTTCAATCGTTGAGTTTGAAAGCGAAGAAGCGATTAAGAAATCTGTTTTAAACCAAACAGGCATCACCTTATTAAGTGCAACAATGGCGAAATCTGAAATTGAGTCGGGTGCTTTACATATTCTTCATCGATTCCCGGGCGTGATCACAACCTCTCTGTTATTATCGAAAAATGGGCATCGTCCGGATATTTCTTTAGCAGCTGACATCATCCGAAGTAAATGGTTATCGATTCCAGCAATGAAGCATGTCATTTAA
- a CDS encoding amidohydrolase has protein sequence MYADVVMYNGSIVSMDKNKREYEALAAKNGRIIGLGTKKDMEKWLGDQTVSIDLEGKTVLPGFIDAHQHMVNFGFYLSQVNCNVDSIKDLVNAVKEKAATLNKDDWVIGIGFNEEKLQEKRIPTAADFAEISNPVYILRNCLHTAVVNQTTLQLAGINENTSDVAGGEIVRDMNGRPTGILKEKAADIVKRILPPFTLDEIKDAITFADREYTSLGITGVHEAGMGFFTNSMNEFRAFQEMSIDRSLNVRVYGMILDSFFEAANELMLTTGFGNDKLKIGSIKMFSDGTLNGRTAAVSEEYINPAGERGAMVISTEELEKKVLDYHREGFQVAIHAIGDRAILQVIAAYEKALNAFPRANHRHRIEHTSVTTPEIIERLAELKLIPVPQPSFLNAAGDVYNKVLQPKVTERLKPLKTFFERGIKAAGSSDCPVVTSSPLYGMYCAMKRETLKGTVLSPKERLSLEEALQMYTVNAAYAAFAEHEQGTLEIGKFADAVVLPKGFMSFSAEEVRDTAVEMTIIGGEIIYKKERAKILH, from the coding sequence ATGTATGCTGATGTCGTGATGTATAACGGTAGTATTGTGTCGATGGATAAGAATAAAAGAGAGTACGAAGCGCTTGCAGCTAAAAATGGCCGAATCATCGGGCTTGGCACGAAAAAAGACATGGAAAAATGGCTGGGAGATCAGACTGTTTCCATTGATTTGGAAGGGAAAACGGTTCTCCCCGGTTTCATTGATGCCCATCAGCACATGGTCAACTTCGGCTTTTATTTGTCACAGGTCAATTGTAACGTCGATTCTATCAAGGATCTTGTCAATGCCGTTAAAGAGAAGGCCGCAACGTTAAACAAGGACGATTGGGTGATTGGAATCGGCTTTAATGAAGAGAAACTCCAAGAAAAAAGAATTCCAACCGCTGCTGATTTTGCCGAAATCTCTAACCCGGTTTATATCTTAAGGAATTGCCTTCATACGGCTGTCGTCAATCAAACTACGCTGCAGCTGGCAGGCATCAATGAAAATACTTCGGATGTAGCTGGCGGTGAAATCGTCCGAGATATGAACGGCAGGCCAACAGGCATTTTGAAGGAAAAGGCAGCCGACATCGTAAAACGCATACTCCCCCCTTTCACACTGGACGAAATCAAAGATGCAATCACCTTTGCAGATCGTGAGTATACAAGCCTCGGAATTACTGGCGTGCATGAAGCCGGCATGGGCTTTTTCACTAACTCGATGAACGAATTTCGCGCGTTCCAGGAAATGAGCATCGATCGGTCGCTGAACGTGAGAGTGTACGGTATGATCCTTGATTCATTTTTTGAAGCTGCAAATGAATTGATGCTCACGACCGGATTCGGAAACGACAAGCTGAAAATCGGATCGATCAAAATGTTTTCGGACGGCACCTTAAACGGCAGGACCGCCGCTGTTTCTGAAGAGTACATTAATCCTGCTGGAGAGCGCGGTGCCATGGTGATTAGCACGGAGGAATTAGAGAAAAAAGTGTTAGATTACCATCGCGAAGGGTTTCAAGTGGCGATTCACGCAATAGGCGACCGTGCCATCCTTCAGGTGATTGCCGCTTACGAAAAAGCTTTGAACGCATTCCCGCGGGCCAATCACAGGCATCGAATCGAGCATACGAGCGTCACAACACCGGAAATTATCGAAAGATTAGCTGAATTGAAGCTTATCCCCGTTCCTCAGCCAAGCTTTCTGAACGCTGCCGGGGATGTGTACAACAAAGTCTTGCAGCCGAAAGTCACGGAGCGTCTCAAACCATTAAAAACCTTTTTCGAAAGGGGGATAAAAGCAGCAGGAAGCTCGGATTGCCCGGTTGTAACCAGCTCACCTCTCTATGGCATGTATTGTGCGATGAAGCGGGAAACGCTAAAAGGTACTGTCCTGTCACCTAAAGAACGCCTTTCATTAGAGGAAGCTCTTCAAATGTATACCGTGAATGCGGCGTATGCGGCTTTCGCCGAGCATGAACAAGGGACGCTGGAAATTGGTAAATTTGCCGACGCAGTCGTCCTCCCTAAAGGGTTTATGTCTTTTTCTGCGGAAGAAGTGCGGGATACAGCGGTTGAGATGACGATAATTGGCGGCGAAATAATTTATAAAAAAGAAAGAGCAAAAATATTACATTAG
- a CDS encoding aminotransferase family protein, which translates to MNKTITNEMTHSIEELRELDKKHYLHPSSSIKQHQEEGPAVIFTEGSGIYLKDIHGNTVIDGLSCLWNVHIGHGRQELGQVALEQMSKLAYSSSFTTFSHEPAIRLTAKLAEKAPGNLNTVFLTSGGSESNDTAFKLVRHYWMLKGKPEKKKIVSRKRSYHGVAMGATSATGLEAFRKFTPSTAPDFYHIDNYSVEAFKEFIESEGADTIAAYISEPIQGTGGVIFPPENYFIEIKALCEQHDILFIADEVITGFGRTGTYFAVEQFGITPDLLCFAKGVTSGYMPLGGVIISETIYNDLIELSEGTFFHGYTYSGHPTACVVALKNMEIIESEQLVENAKRMGEELYRGFRELQQKHAIIGEVRTFGLLGAIELVEDQETNKRFSEPIAPKLVADLQQRGLICRGITYEGADSLVFAPPLIITKEQISEIITVLDDAFTVLQ; encoded by the coding sequence ATGAACAAAACAATAACGAATGAAATGACACACAGCATTGAAGAATTACGGGAGCTGGATAAAAAGCACTATCTGCATCCTTCTTCTTCGATTAAACAACATCAGGAAGAAGGACCGGCCGTCATTTTTACGGAAGGCAGCGGAATCTATTTGAAGGATATACATGGAAACACGGTGATCGACGGACTTTCATGCCTTTGGAATGTCCATATCGGCCACGGAAGACAGGAGCTTGGCCAAGTCGCTCTAGAACAAATGTCCAAGCTTGCTTACAGCTCAAGCTTTACCACATTCAGCCATGAACCCGCCATCCGATTGACAGCCAAATTAGCGGAAAAGGCTCCCGGAAATTTGAATACCGTCTTCCTTACGTCAGGTGGCTCGGAATCAAACGATACAGCGTTCAAGCTGGTCAGACACTACTGGATGCTGAAAGGGAAGCCGGAGAAAAAGAAAATTGTTTCGAGAAAACGGTCCTATCACGGGGTGGCAATGGGAGCAACGAGTGCCACAGGCCTTGAAGCGTTCCGCAAGTTTACCCCTTCAACCGCTCCGGATTTTTATCATATTGACAATTATTCCGTTGAGGCGTTTAAAGAGTTTATTGAATCAGAAGGTGCTGACACGATCGCCGCGTATATTTCGGAGCCGATTCAAGGTACGGGCGGGGTTATTTTCCCTCCTGAAAATTACTTTATAGAAATAAAAGCGCTTTGTGAGCAGCATGACATTTTGTTCATTGCCGACGAAGTCATTACGGGTTTCGGCCGGACAGGTACATATTTTGCCGTGGAGCAATTCGGAATCACGCCTGATTTGCTTTGCTTTGCGAAAGGAGTTACAAGCGGTTATATGCCTCTTGGGGGTGTGATCATTTCTGAAACGATCTACAACGATTTGATTGAGCTTTCTGAAGGAACGTTCTTCCACGGATATACGTACAGCGGACATCCGACAGCGTGTGTTGTAGCCTTAAAAAACATGGAAATCATTGAGAGCGAGCAGCTCGTTGAGAATGCCAAAAGAATGGGTGAAGAATTATATAGAGGATTTAGAGAGTTGCAACAAAAGCACGCAATCATAGGGGAAGTAAGAACCTTCGGCTTGCTTGGCGCGATTGAATTGGTAGAAGACCAAGAAACGAACAAACGATTTTCAGAGCCAATCGCACCGAAGTTAGTTGCTGATTTGCAGCAGCGTGGACTGATTTGCCGCGGAATTACGTATGAAGGAGCGGATTCGTTAGTATTTGCTCCACCGCTGATCATTACGAAGGAGCAAATAAGCGAAATCATTACTGTTTTAGACGATGCCTTTACAGTTTTGCAATGA
- a CDS encoding DctP family TRAP transporter solute-binding subunit — MRDKKVFLVAISFSLLTILSACGSLGLAKSENSTAKGYTLRLTHVVSESHASHRALVQLQKGLEEKTDGRLKLEIYPGGQLYGSDREAVEAVQLGNIEMTVVATPTISTFNKKFMVFDLPFSFQSIEEARKAVDGKLGKKLNEDLLSNGLVSLGYAENGFRQIANNTKPIETPDDLKGLKLRVIENKLYQETFNELGANASPLSFSETYSALQQGTFDGMDNPVTLIYSSKFYEVQKYLTLTHQVYAPLITVINKDFFDQLPNDLKQILKEETSKANQVQRSFTQEQEEKNLAELKEIGMKINQLTPEQEAVFKKELELVIKKYEKLIGPETMNLMQQQ; from the coding sequence ATGAGAGATAAAAAGGTATTCTTAGTCGCCATTTCCTTTTCACTCCTAACGATTTTATCTGCTTGCGGATCTTTAGGTTTAGCCAAATCAGAAAATTCCACAGCGAAAGGATATACCTTACGATTGACTCATGTTGTTTCAGAAAGCCACGCCTCCCACCGAGCTCTTGTCCAGCTGCAAAAAGGCTTGGAAGAAAAAACAGACGGAAGATTAAAGCTTGAGATTTATCCAGGAGGACAGCTGTACGGTTCTGATCGGGAAGCCGTTGAAGCTGTCCAGCTGGGCAATATTGAGATGACGGTTGTCGCAACGCCAACGATTTCAACGTTTAATAAAAAGTTCATGGTCTTCGATTTGCCGTTTTCATTTCAGTCGATTGAAGAAGCGAGAAAAGCCGTCGATGGAAAATTGGGAAAAAAATTAAACGAGGACCTTCTCTCTAATGGATTGGTGAGCCTGGGATACGCTGAAAACGGGTTCCGCCAGATTGCCAATAATACCAAGCCGATTGAAACGCCGGATGATTTAAAAGGCTTAAAATTACGGGTTATTGAGAACAAGCTCTATCAGGAGACGTTTAACGAATTAGGAGCTAATGCGTCACCGCTTAGTTTTTCCGAAACATATTCTGCCCTGCAGCAAGGAACCTTTGATGGTATGGACAATCCTGTTACGCTTATTTATTCGTCAAAATTTTATGAGGTGCAAAAATATTTGACATTGACTCACCAGGTGTACGCTCCTCTCATTACCGTAATAAATAAAGACTTTTTTGATCAATTGCCGAACGATCTTAAGCAAATCCTAAAGGAAGAAACAAGCAAAGCCAACCAAGTGCAGCGATCATTTACACAAGAGCAAGAAGAAAAAAATCTGGCGGAGTTAAAGGAAATAGGAATGAAAATCAATCAATTAACACCGGAGCAGGAAGCTGTATTTAAAAAAGAATTAGAACTGGTTATCAAAAAATATGAGAAACTCATCGGCCCTGAAACGATGAACTTGATGCAGCAACAGTAA